The Nomia melanderi isolate GNS246 chromosome 4, iyNomMela1, whole genome shotgun sequence genome segment TAAGTCAGTTACGTACATTTGATACTTGATAATAATTTCACAAACTTCAGTGTTTAATTAGaacagtattatatttttttatttattatgttatttatttattaggaaatatttttttataacaattataagtCTATAAGTAGTgttttaaagtataaaataagattatatctttaacattataatatatttacgtgagcttattttagtaattatcaaaatattaataatcttaaCACTTTTAGTTTAAGAAGGTTTTTAAATTTCAGAGATTTTGTGACATTTCCTTCAAAGtattattgataaattataagaaacttctaatattaaaaagtatatttttttaaatattaaacaagttTTGTGTACTGAAagtaattatgtttaattttttcagaagatcaatcaatgaaaattaattatgtatattattaatcttATACATAGCTGTTGCATatcagttagttttataatgtttaatttttgtttgcaaaattttaaataatattttctaaatatataggTAAATAATGGAAGTAGCGAGTCAAGACAAAAATCTCCCTTCTAGGGGATTGAAACAAGTGAAAGTGGATAATTGGGGAACTTTTTTTCTTCAGCGACTTCAACAACTTTATTTTGAGGAAGAATTACTTGACCTTACTATTAAATTTCCTACTAGTGATATTACTGTTCaggtaataatttttaatcattgtttTGGAACAGGATTTTAGATATTACAGTGGTATAATGAGTAAGTCAGTTAACTTCAGTAGCTCCAAATTGCATAATGTTTTTATCATacttacattataatattttgtacaatcaaaatacattttgtaaacattttagGCTCATCGTTTAGTCATAACAACATGCACAGATTATTTTTTGCAATTGGAACGAGAGCaaaaagagaaagatgaaaatttTGATGGGGTAATCATTATGCCTCCAGATATGCCATATGAATGTGTGAAATCAATTATAAGGtataattacatgaaatttacacaaattttgtaatttaaaatatatttgcaaaACTTATAGAATAGATGATTAGTCTACAAAATGTAATTTGGTATGatctttttaaagttttatgtacACTGGACAGTTGGAATATTGGACTTCTGAACAACATGCTTTATATCGTACTGCACAGAAAATGAATATGACTGTGTTAACTAAGTTACTTGATGCACAATTTAATACTAGTTCTTTACAAAATGAACAATCACCAAAGTGCAATACTCGACCAGTAATAGCAGTTTCGAAGCCTTCAACATccaatataaaaccaacaacAACTTCTAGTTCAACATCAGGACTTTCACCTCAGCCATTACCAGGTAGAAAGTGAGTATGCttcagatttatttatttgaaaaacagtACGTTATAAAATACGTGTATGCAAAGCTATTTCTTacattaataaaagaagaatgttaAACTATACACATTtcagttaattttaaattactaaaaatGATTATACCAGTagatgataataaaaatgatcaaagtaataatgtatatacaatTTGTTAACAATACACTGTATAAAGTAAGCATCTATTATTTCAGACTTCCTATTTGGAAAAGGAAATTAGATGCTCCACAAAGTACACCATCACTTAATTATGAAATGCGAACATTCCATGGGATATCCACAACAAATAGGCCTACAGAAGTGACTCCAGGGCCTTCACGATTTGATCTCCCCGAAGCCGAAGAGTTTGCCCTCGGCGTATTTTCGTCTTTCGATGACATCACTTATAATACTAAACCTATTGTGcaagcaccagatacatataaaaGAGATAATTCGCCTAGCGGTAAATGTTCTCCAGATAGAGACAGTAAAATTGATACAACAGAGGATGAAGAAGATGATACTCATATGAACGAGAAAAGTCTGAAAGAAATGAATTCGGATGATGATTGGTCTGTAACTAGATGTTTCCAACGGGGTCAGGAAGCGCAGCCTTCACCATCAAAAAGAGTACGATTCGATCttgaagaaaaggaaaacatGGAAAAAGGCAAATCATCTTTCAAAGGGAATTCGGATGATTCAATCAATAATCATGCTAAGATCATTCGAGAAGTGTTGAAAAAATATCCTCatttagtaaaaaataataagaatatacgATTGAAAATAATGCAAAAGGAAGCAAAATCCGCGGATAGTAATGCATCTAAGACGAAAGTTTCTTATGTTGTTTTAAAATCTGATCATTTGATGTCGAGCAATAGTAGCGAAGAAAATGAATCAAAAAGTAATGGAAATGTAGATGGTGCTGAAACTGGCCCTTGGAAATGTAATAAATGCGACATAGAAGAGGAGTATACTAATTATTACATGTATAGAAGGCATATGCAAGATGTGCACGAAGAAAAATTTGATCCAAGAGTTTGTGAACATTGTGGTTATAAAGCAACGAAACGAAATATCTTGATGTATCACCTTTACACAAAACATAACGTGCCTCCTCCGAAAAGCATGTGTTTTCCGAAGTGTCAAGCCTGCTCTTATGTAGCACTTTCAGAAACCCTTTTAGTGAGACATCAGATAAATCATAATCATCGTCCAACGTCACGTCAACATTCATCAACAACGGAAGAACTTCAATGTATACAGTGTACGCAAACATTCAAAGATGTCACAGAATTAACTACACATGAAATTAATACTGGCCATGGAAATCTATCTGACGGAAAAGAAAAAGGTCATCGTTGCACTCATTGTGGCAAAGTTTTCGTACGCGCCACAAACTTACAAGTTCATTTGGATTGTGTACACAAAGATTTACGAGATTCTGAAACAACATCCATGCCATCAATATCTTTAGAGCCTTCTTCAGAAGCTGAAGCACTTAGTCATGTTGCAAGTGGAATAGCAGCTTCTTTAAGCGTCGGTGACACCGTTCCAACTGAACCTCAAGAAGTAGCTTCAAATGTAACAGAATATATCGTGCCGGAGAtgcaaataaacaatatttcacatGAAATGACTTATAGCACGCATGAACTTGATGGGCAACCTATGATTATGCTTATCGATAATGAAAATTATCAACAACAGGATAATGACCAACAGCAACAACCAcaacaattaaacatttctgGCAATGAACAGATTGTAATGCAAGGCACAGAGGATGGTATGATCGTTTATATACATGGAAATGAAGAAACAGATCGGCAAGCATATGAGAATTATCAATCTGAAGAACTTACTGAAGAAACAGAGGAAATAGTGGAAGAAGTAGTTGAGGAAGTTGAAGAAAAGGTGGtggtagaagaagaagaagaagaagaggaagaagaagaagaagaagaagaagaagaagaagaagaagaagaaatgcaAGTTGAACATTCAGAGGAATTGTTGGAAGAATGCAACGTAGATCAAGTAGAAGAGGTTATACAGTATGTAGAAGAACAGACAGAAATTGTGGAATATGACGAGCAATGTAGCGAACAAAGCAATAGTGCAGATGAACCTCAAGAATCAGTTATGATCATTGAAGAAGAACATGTTGATGAAGAAGAACAAGATGCTGACAAGAATGATAAACAAAACAAACGCAGAAGTTTCTCTGAATGGGACGAGGACAGTGGAGAATTAGTTGAATCCTAAATAGcgatattactaattattatactgGCTTTATCACTTCTTACTTTTCATCAGTGTCTATGACTAACAAAACAGCATGTTTCAGTTGCATTTCACTCTATTTCATCTTTAAATGTCTGTATGACttcgatttaatttttatctaatAATAACTATTTGTATATGTAGGATGTTCCACAATAAGCGTTGCATAATATATCgcctaatttattaatattacaaaagagTACCAACAAAATTTGTACTGTtttgattataaaatttgatgggacaaggaaaatattattaatgttttattataacAGTTATTTGAAGGTCAACTtcgtattttcaatgaaatgctatatttataaaaagcatatattattaaaataacatatgttattattaaaatcgtGTGAAGAAAGAATTGCCTTAAAATCGTCTGCATGTTTGCGATTAGTTATCCCAAAATCATATAATATGTTATCATTAAATGCATTAATCTTCTGATAAAAAGTTATCAACCAAGAAAATATAGTACTTCATTGTGAAAAGTCAAGCagattctaaaattattttgaaaacaaatcaATAGAAACGTTTTATCATCttaggaaatttaataattgaaaagataaaatttTTCTGTCGTATCTTTTTAATACCTGtagtttgaatattatttcaacCTGCGCTTATCGTGCGAGTGCATCTGAACTTTagacatttcttttatttcccatAATTATTTCCAGTTTTATTAAAGTTGCAATTGCAGAAGCGTAACGAATAAACGTGAAATGCAAGAAACGTAAAAGTGAAAGCATTGATTTCATGATTAATTGCTAATTGCACATGttcaatacaaatatttaaaataaagtaattaataaaactgtccatctttcaaacattttttcttaGGCATTGTAATGGTGGATTATACACAATAATCCGTTACAGTTTAgaatagatattttttaacaGGATGagataacattatatataataatattttaatatagattaCATGGGTATTCTATTTAATTTGGATATATCGCATCTTTAAGATCggatgaaaattaattgaagcgaaaataaaaattaagtgtagttgataaataatatattctattcaaatttcttgattatgaaaaattaaagaattaaaaacaactgaaattataattataagtaagaaattattttactacttatttcattatatattgtttcagaattatattaattatgtttttgATTTAATACATATATTGGCTTTAATAATGTAGATATTCTAttatgttttctttattttctatattttacacaGACAATATATGATGacacagaaatgaaaatttaaaccaCTTatgcaataaagtatattattatgGAATATTATGATATTTACTTTATGACAATTAACACTGCATAAtattgtttcaacaatttttatttaaaatttttaaaaatcagcaACAAAATGCTGAAAATTTtacgttgaaaatatttcacgtaacgatGATATATTGAcgatatatataacataatgtaaatatatagcGCAAGTTATAATacgttttttatgtttataaaaatatatacgtttttaatacattaatatagGACAAAAAATCTggtctttttatagtttttattgcaactgaaatttttatgttGTATCACACCATATTTTGTAACAATACTAATACTATTGTGGTTGTTTTAGcacaataatattttgaattgctgtagcataaaaaataatatattttgtattaaactgataaaaataattaattaaatttacaaaatcgggaaagtttcaaaattatagGTACAAACATAACTAGGTAGGTAAATCTAAAGAAAGAATAAGAATaacttaataatacaattatttttcttgtggAGTACAAaagatcttttaaatatttaataggtTTCCAGCACATATAAGAAGtcttattaatttgattaaataattatttttctttattgccATTAATATGAGTACAATCAAGTCAATAAGAAAGtacttataaaaatgtttgacacTATATTATAAAAGCATGACTACATGGTCGCGATGTTTACTTTTTTGTACAGATATTCCGAGTTAGTTATGTTTCTAACTGtacgtttgaaatattagaaaaagttttaaattgatttagaaaaaaGACGCATTGATAAGCTCTGGTGGATTGTAGtagaaatattcttatttacgaATTGTACTTCGCAAGTAACATAATACAAAGGTATAATATGTTACACAATGCATTAGAATTAGAGACGCTCATTTATCAAAGCAGTGAAATTATTTAGGGTGAACAatctttttaatgaattttactgTAAATGACATAGATTTGACTAAACTGGCGAAActgacaataaataaaatatacaaagtaaACTTCTTGTTTTCAGAGATTTCATACAATTCAGATGAAGTTTAACAGGGTGTGCACATAGATAAgtgtttaagaaataaaaatttacattatattgcTGTATTATCGGTAAGTAAGATTCGGACATAACTAGTAAACAGAATGTAAAAGATAAGTTTTAGTTTTTTGTGTAGATACACTACATATTTATCAAAAAGAGATTACGCCATTACTATCGCTATTTAGTAGATTTCAAAAGATCGGATTGTTCAGaagtttgtaattataaatttttgataGGTTTGTAATACATATTGAGTGAAGAATTATTAGATTATACACTCCTGGTCAgggataaattatttaatatgatttttatgttttatacaaAGAATTTGTTGGCCAAAATACTAAGTACATAATTAGAAATGATAATTGCATTGTGATTCATTATGTGCTTTAACtaatctttatttctttatatgtgCAACCTGGTATGCAGATAGAGacctttgaaaattttaaaaatccttTTATACCGAATCTCTTGGTTTATAATAGAAAGTCGAATTCGCAACGAAGGTTGcaaatttatacaaatgaacattatacaattttcagtGATCGAAAGTCAATACTATCTACTATATCTAGGGGAAGGTGGGCTAACAATGAGACAGAATAGCTAAGAAGAAGTGAAAAAAAATCAAATCTACTGTTAAtgtaatgtatattaaaatgttcattgaatctttgtacatttattttttaattttaataatcaagCTGATGTCACAGGGAGCAGAAACTCACATATTCATCCTTTTTTTGACTAACTGTGTGTCTCACATACGGGGCAAGATGGAACTTAGCCTGTGGAATAAGATGGAACTGATGTGGAAGCAAAGTAaagtatgttttattatttgcatattatatttattgaatatatagaactatattataaaaaatatataaaatagatatattatacagtattgAAACAAAAAATCCTCTAATATCGCTAATTTCTCTTTTCATAGTCCCTTTACTCCATACCACTTTAATATACTTAAATCGTttgagaaaaatttcaaaaatttgtccttatttataattcatgcaGTTTATAGCACTGACATATTCATACTGATCTACATTGGTACTCGCCATACTACTAT includes the following:
- the Cp190 gene encoding centrosome-associated zinc finger protein CP190; the protein is MEVASQDKNLPSRGLKQVKVDNWGTFFLQRLQQLYFEEELLDLTIKFPTSDITVQAHRLVITTCTDYFLQLEREQKEKDENFDGVIIMPPDMPYECVKSIISFMYTGQLEYWTSEQHALYRTAQKMNMTVLTKLLDAQFNTSSLQNEQSPKCNTRPVIAVSKPSTSNIKPTTTSSSTSGLSPQPLPGRKLPIWKRKLDAPQSTPSLNYEMRTFHGISTTNRPTEVTPGPSRFDLPEAEEFALGVFSSFDDITYNTKPIVQAPDTYKRDNSPSGKCSPDRDSKIDTTEDEEDDTHMNEKSLKEMNSDDDWSVTRCFQRGQEAQPSPSKRVRFDLEEKENMEKGKSSFKGNSDDSINNHAKIIREVLKKYPHLVKNNKNIRLKIMQKEAKSADSNASKTKVSYVVLKSDHLMSSNSSEENESKSNGNVDGAETGPWKCNKCDIEEEYTNYYMYRRHMQDVHEEKFDPRVCEHCGYKATKRNILMYHLYTKHNVPPPKSMCFPKCQACSYVALSETLLVRHQINHNHRPTSRQHSSTTEELQCIQCTQTFKDVTELTTHEINTGHGNLSDGKEKGHRCTHCGKVFVRATNLQVHLDCVHKDLRDSETTSMPSISLEPSSEAEALSHVASGIAASLSVGDTVPTEPQEVASNVTEYIVPEMQINNISHEMTYSTHELDGQPMIMLIDNENYQQQDNDQQQQPQQLNISGNEQIVMQGTEDGMIVYIHGNEETDRQAYENYQSEELTEETEEIVEEVVEEVEEKVVVEEEEEEEEEEEEEEEEEEEEEEMQVEHSEELLEECNVDQVEEVIQYVEEQTEIVEYDEQCSEQSNSADEPQESVMIIEEEHVDEEEQDADKNDKQNKRRSFSEWDEDSGELVES